TTGACATGACAGTCAAGTCTGCGACAAACCAACGCACGTAATTCTCCGAGTCGGGCCCTATAGCCCCTGGGACCAAGTCCTGTCACTCCCTCCCTACACTAGTCCTACTGCGAATACTCTAGTAAGTCCTTCTGGATTGTGACAGAACTCGTGTCTCACCTTGTCGGAGCGCCCGCTAGGCAATACGAGGGTGCCTTTTCCACCTCATGACGGTGGGATTGCATCTGGACGGTGGTCTCCAGCCGGGACACGTTCCTCGCTCGCGGAGTCTGATTCGTAGCCGTGGTCTCACAGCGCAGTTACGCCCGTGGCTTGGAGCTGACCAGAGCTTCATCCATGACCGGCGTACTTGGCACCCTTGGCAGAGGTCAATGGCTATCTTATATGGCGATACGTctcaatatcttcctccgGGATCAGCCTTGGCATCGGAGCTGCGCTGACCCAATCAGCGGGCCCGCAGCTCCCACGAGCTCACGGTCGACTCCCCGCTTGGTCCATGCGTCGTGGTTGCCAAGACTCCCTCCCATGCGTGATTTAATTAAGCCTTCAATGACCATTGGCTGCAGGCTCGGCAGTCCCTTATTCATTTGATATCAACCCGGTTCTGGAAACTGTCACGGATCAGGGAATCTTCCATGGCCGCATTAAGATGAACGGCGGATGTGGTAATTTCACCTCAATTATCCGATACTGCAATGGCACGTGCCTTCACCTTGAGATCAGTATGGACTACGAagtataatagtatttaatctCAAGATCACTAGGTAGTGTTTACTTGACATCATAATTGTAATGAGTATTAGTGATAAATactctttgtcttcttcttctctttttttttttcttttttttttttttgtatcaTCATTATTAGAAGAGAGAAACTAGGGTGGCATGTACCAGGGTCATACAATTCACTCCCCCCACGTGCCTGGTActgctcctgctgctcgACCCCCAACTACTGCACGTGCCCTTTGTTTCATGAACCAGTTCCTCCAGAATCCTTTGAGTAATACCACTGACCATCAGTTCCACCTATCGTGTATATCACTATAACAGGTGCACCAATTGCCTCCACTTCATTTGTCCGCCATCATCCTCGCTTCCACCCCTCGGATCTGCATCTGGATTCCTTCTAGCCTGTCCGCTCCGGCGTCGCTGCGCCTGGCGACTGGTAGGTTTAGATTTTGATTTGCCACAAGACGCGCAGTAGTGTCTTCTGTAGGATCGCTAACCTGTTCACTCTATTCGTCAGGCTGCGAACCACGGGGTGATCGTTGCATACAAACTCGACAGGGTGGATGTGACCTTTTGCCCTCCCGTTACTCTGCCCGTGTTCTTCCACAGTCTCGGAACAAAAACCTTGGTATGCCTTGGCTGCGGCGTGCGACACACCATCTGCTGATGCTCGATGACCGACTTCCCGCTCTTTCTGCCTTGCAGAGCCTCGATCCTGTGCCACATCATGCATTCAGAGCGAAAAGAACCGTGTTGCCTGAGTAAGCCATATACTTACAGGGCAACAGATGTAAGTCACACCTTAGATGGGCCGAAGTCCTTATGCTGCGTAGGTTCCGTGCCCTGTGTACTCCCAAAGCAAACGTCATAACGCAACTCAAAAGATTTCACTATTGAGTTTGTCGGTTTCAAGATCTCATTACTTGCGAGGCAACCAACACCAATTACCATATTGCCACTGTCCTTAGCGCCATTTCAATCAATTGCTAGCTTTTGCGGACGCCACTACAGCTCCCATTGATGCGCCTATTTCGCTAAATGTCTAATAGCATGATGATGTGAAAAGAAATCGTCGATCCGCCACCTCTATGCGCCACCAAGACGGTTGCCAGGACGCTAGAACAAGGGTGATCCAAAACTAAGAGCCTACTAAAAGCGGCTGAGCGTCGTGTTACCCCTTGAACGCCTTGTTGGACGGTTGAGTCGCATGAGCCTTCCTAAATAGAATACGAATACTAATAACCCTCTTACTGAACTACAGACAAAATTCTCTTCCCCCACCATTCTGACCATTCGTGATATATTGGATTTCTCGTCTGAAACACTTTACAGCGGTTCGAACGTGATCGGGCATCGTCGTGCGGCGGGACTCCCGATCTGTGATATTCCATACTAACCGCCGTCATGTGCCAGTCATCCTCCCTCTAACCCTAATTCCAGCCTTGGTGGCTTTGTCGACACATCCTGAGCAACTCTCAGGCCCCGAAGAAAGAATTCAGAACCGAGACTTGCCAACTGTCATGCGTATGAGGTCCTCAATGGCGATGTATCGTGTCCGATCACACCGATATTCCTGCCGCGAGGTATTCAGTCAGCGGCTAAAGATGGGCAACTATAATCTCGTCTGTCAGGTGGTTCTACCAGCACGGTCCAAGCGTACTCTCTGAGGGAGCTGGGCACCATATCTGAAGAATCGTACTGATGTGGTCTATCCTCAGTGTATGTTCATTAGTGGCTCTTCGTACTCGTCGGACACGTATCGTAGGTTTGTTTTCAGACAAAGGGAAGTGAACCTTTTTGCAAAACACTCCCTGGTGAAAAGGACTTTCCATTAAGCCATCCAGCTTGTATGCGTTGGCTATTTCACGAGCTGTGAATCGTTATGCAACACCGACAGAGAAGAAACCCTCCCTACACTGCACTGGTCAGCGCTCAGTGGACCCGCTAGAAGGTGCATCACAGCACAGGCTACTCCTTTGCCATAGTATTTCACTGCATATTATTTAGACGTAAATTCCGcattctctctttccctttgccaccccgtttcttcttctccctcttttccttcatctctatttattttcattctaCTTccaattttttatttttttggttcttgtTATGAGCCATCTCCTCCCCGCCCACGTATCCAACGAGGCTGGGACCGAAAAAATTTCATTataaaggaaagaaatcatactcaaaaggggaaggaaaacCAGTCTCGACATTACATCAAGTCACTAACAGTATCTGCCATATAAGCTAGCCGATTTCAGCATGCCGTTAAGCATATAGCGTTGAGAACCTAGATATAGAACTACGACtgatatctattaatagagaGAGTTAGCGATGAAAGGTTTTCACTGAACATCAATCCGGAGATATTTTGCTCAGAATACTAGCCGTTAGATGCTTTGCGTCGTTATGAGTTGCCCATAATTCTTAGTCACTTTGTTCCTGGGATTATCGATGTTCTTTTGTGCCTACAGCATAGGTTTGTTACAAACTATGTAACTTGTTATAACTGTACCATTTCCCCCGTTGGTTAGTATACCCTGTGATGGACAGGAGATGTGCTGGGTTTGACTTTTGTTCGTATTATGTTCTCAGTATACTATTGATTTCTGCCTTGGAGCCacaaataaatatatatctcgggAATTTCCACGAATATAACTGACACGCAATggaataaaagaataaagtcAAAGGTAAGTTTTCCATAGAGATGctgaacaaaaacaaaaagaaatctTGAGTAgaaataatttaaaaaaaaaggaaaaaaaaggaaaaaaaagaatcttCTCGTGTCAAAAAAACACCTTGAGCAATAAGTAAGCATGTGCCAAGAAAATCTCCGGCGCGGACCAGACTATCGGTGATCGCGCCGAGTTCCAAGCACATTCTCTTCAACGAAGTCAAAACATGCCCCGAGAGATATAATATCCGTCGTTTTCCGCCTTGCAGAGGTAGAAGACACGTGAGGGTGCCATGTCCGCAACAAATGCCGAAATTCAGGCTCCAACCAGGGCGACACTAGTGAAGGAACCCCGCACTCTTTGGTATGACGGGATTGGTCAATGCCACTTCATCCCGGCGATCTTGCTTGGATCTGGCCCAAAGCCCACTTTGGAATCCGGGGTAGTTGGAGTATTGCTGTTCATCAACAACCCACGCTTGTCTGGCCTGCAGTTAATTTAACTAGTTATAATCTGGAGGAAGTCATGGTATTCAACATGCCTTTCCGTGTGCCTTCCACTGACGTGCTACTTGGCACAACATGACATACCTCGCGCAGCAAGGGACTCTCGCACAACCTCGCTGAGTCGGGAACAAGCGCCAAAGTTGGACGATACTACGCAAGGCTTGGCCCAGAGGGGTGACCCCACGTTTCGAGGGAAGGTTTGGGGACTCGGGGTAGCTCAAAGCATGGACTTTCTGTGTTTATAAGCAGGTCGATACCCTTCGTGTCCCCGAAAACTGCTCGGCTGATTTAGGTTTCTGCTTTTCTACAGGTTTCCTCACATCCCTTTCAAAATGAGCAACCCATCTGCGTTTGACCCAGAGAAACCGTCGAGTTCAGCCTTGGAAAATGTAGCCGAAAGCTCTCTGGAAGCCGTGGACGAAAAACGGCCGCACGAGGAGGCACTGCCAACTTATGATGTTGAGATGGAGAATCGAATCCTCCGCAAGATGGATCTTCGTATCATTCCAATGCTGGCTGTCCTGTATCTGCTCGCTTTTCTGGATCGGGGAAATGTTGGCAATGCGAAAATTGAAGGATTGTTGGAGGATTTAAATCTTACGGGGCCGCAGTACAATTGGTGCTGTATGTGCTTCCCCTCAACGCATCAAATATGACGTTATGAACTCACTATCAGTCCTTGCAGTGACGGTGTTCTTTTTCACGTATGCTGCGTTCGAGCTGCCGAGTAACctgttgctgaagaagatgagaccGTCAAGGTGGTTACCGTTACTCATGGTCGCGTGGGGTATTGTCATGGTATATCGCCGATGCTCATAGTATTTGCAATAAGGTGACTGACAGTTTCTGAAATAGACGTTGATGGGGGTTGTCCATAACTATGCAGGATTATTATCGACGCGAATCTTCCTCGGTGTTGCTGGTGAGCATAGAGCCATGTGACCCAACGAATCATGTTCCGCTTGGACTAACTGTGTCAATTTACCAGAGGCTGGTCTTTATCCCGGAGTTGCATACTACATTACCCTGTGGTACCCTCGACACCGGGCTCAGTTCCGACAGGCGTTATTCTTCAGTGCTGCCAGTATCGCCGGTGCATTCTCGGGACTCTTAGCATACGGAATTGCAGTAGGTACCGTTGCAATCTCAATGGAAGAGCCTCAATAACGTATTGAATAGAAAATGGATGGGGTTGGAGGCTACGCCGGCTGGCGCTGGATTTTCATCCTCGAAGGCCTGCTCACGATAGTAGTAGCTTTCATTGCTCCCTTCGCCATCCACGACTCTCCTGAAACCGCGGGATTCCttacagaagaagaacgaaaaTTCGTGATCCACATGCTGCGTACACAAAACACAGGAGGAACTGCCGAAGCCACCGAATTTCGCATGAAATATGTTATTGATGCCCTTCTCGACTGGCAGATTTATGTGTCCATTATCGGTATGTCTCCATCCACGAATTGCACTACCAATGCTGATAAAGTAGTTTACTGGGGAGTCACCTGTCCTCTCTATGGTATCTCGCTTTTCCTCCCCTCGATCATCAAGGATCTCGGATATACCTCGTCAACAGCTCAATTGCTCACCGTCCCAATCTACATCACGGCGGCGGTCGTTGCTGTTATCGCGGCGTGGTTATCAGATCGCCAAAAACAACGGTCGCCGtttgttctcttcttcatggGCCTCATTGCCGCCGGATTCATCATCGTACTTGCCTCAACGGGCAGAGGCGTCCCGGGTGTGGTTTACTTCGGGGTATTCGTTTCGGTTGTCGGTATGTATATTGTCTTTGTCATTGGGAAACAACAGTCTGACAGGAACAGGTATATATCCCGCCTTTCCCGGAAACATCACCTGGCTCAGTGCCAATCTCGCCGGCGACTACAAGCGTGCTTCCGGGATGGCCATTCAGATCGGGCTGGGTAATATGGCTGGTGGTAAGGCATTTATCTGAAAATACGATTCCAATTTGAGATAAACATGATGCTAACAAAATCAGCCATGGCATCGAACTTCTACCGCTCTCAAGACGCACCGAAGTATATCCTCGGGCATGCCTTGGAACTGGGCTTCTGTGTCGCTGGCATGATCGCGGCGGTGATACTTCGCCTGTCGTACCAAATGATCAACCGGAAACGAGATCGGATAGATCTGTCAGGATATGATGaggcggagatggagaagatgggggATCGGTCGCCGATATTTCGATATATGTTATAGAAGAATGGCAGATGCGATGcgattctttcttctgttAGAGTGCAGTGATGGTTATTTTGTGATGGTCCGGACAGTCCTGATGTTGaacttttataattagtaCCGTTAATCTTGGCAATCATACGTATAGAGATACAGGCCTTGACATTCCGGATAATTCTCCTTGCTGACCAAGAAGGAGTTCCAGTAAGAATAGGACAAGAGAAGTAGATATGGGTCAACCGAGAGGATGTCGACCaagcgaaaaagaaaaaggaaaaagaaaagggagaagaagagggaaaaaagaagaagctctACTATGTTGGTCAatgattaataatatatcgttgaagaggatgataccGTAGGAAGTAAGAAAACAGAGCAGCCGGCACCTGAAGCCCTTCCCTATAAACCACGTGATCTGCACACAGGTGAAATAAACATTTGTATGTAAAATTACAGCCTCATTAAGAGAAATCACGTTCTTCGGTTTTAAGGCTCAATCTCCGGCTACCTTACCCCACGGCAGCCACGTTGACGTGGTCATGGGTGGcctattttctttccccgaTTATCATTCGCTGTTGCATGCCAGTATTTTGTCGTGGATGCCACAAGACAACAtgaaacaacaaaaaaaaaattcacTTTTGAAACATGAACCCGAAATGGCGATATGCACTCGCTAGAACAAAACCCAAGCCAACCCAAACCAACCTATCCGCCATACAAAGAATACAACATAAAGTATATACATGTGTTTTAAACAATAAACCCCAGAAATGCCTAATGCCCTATCCCCAAGCCCAATGTATCCATCCCAATGCATAATTCAACATGTTTTTGTGCTGTGGCCCGGTGAAGTGTACAACGATCGTCAGaagtgtgtgtgtgtgtgtgtggcATATGTAACGTGAGGTCGAATAATGGGATTATGTGCAGGCGCTCAAGATTTGAGAACGAATGAGAGTCAAGGCGTCGACTTGATTGGGCgttattgttattttctccattctttGGTGGAATTGCAGGACGAGAAGCTGTTCTATTGAGGCATTGTGCTGATAATGAGGAAATGGGGGAAGGGTCGGGTGGGCTTCATATTCGATGACTCCATATTCAAGGTCTACTGGAGACAATCGCGGGGTTAACAACATAGTTCCAAAAAAGGGATCCGGGGTGTGGGGCAGCTCGGGCTCGGGTGAGGTCACTAACTGGGATTGTGATTTTTTCGTGGACGACGGAAATATTTCCAGATCATGAGAATGGAAGGCGGGCACGACACTAGTAGGGCTACAATCGCGATGATTGCCTCGACAGATATCATGCCGTATATCATATAATCGCGGCGTGGAGACGAgacgtatgtatgtatgtatgtactgttACACAGGTGGGGTAGAAACAGCAGATTATTTTCACACAGCTTTTAATAGAATGAAACAAGTATGCGGCAGCCGATCTTGGGTGGGTTATGTGTCCTTGAAGAATTCTGAGGAGCGCTGCCCTGCTCAGAAAAGGGAATGTTGTAGAACAATGGCAAACGTTTCTAGACGAGCCGTTGGACATGGATATATGTGAAATCATGACTGGTTCATTGGGTTGAAAATGATGGGCTAACTGTTTCGCTTGTCCAGATGGTGATAAAACGATATGGCTTGTTACCGTTCAATGGGAGTCAGATCGAAATTCACGCCCAATTCGTTGTCGACTCGACAACTCCCGGATGAGGCCTCACGTTGTGTCAGCCAGCCATGAAAGTAGGAGATCTCCCCGGCCACAGATGCTCGGTAGGGATATGATGTAATTAAAGTAATTGAAGGCCAATAGGAGATATAATCGTCAACAGGTGGTAACTATAATCGAATAACCATGAGCACAGCCCCTGAGATCATGGGGCTTATGTTTATCGTCACATCGCCAAATCTCCGAGATATTTCGAAGCTTAGTGCGGACGATGGCACTTACTGATCCTTTAGTATTTACTGACAGTTGTTTTTTTCCAGAGGTCTCACTGGTAAAGATCTCTCCTATTCTCaatatctctttttttgttctttgcttttcttttcttttctttttctttcttttaaaaattattttgtttctatttttttctttcttggtgattaaatatctttttttccaACTTTAACAAGTAGCCTGCGGTAAGGTGCTATTCGCAGCTCGCATCTActctaaattattttatttagcaTAGGATATAAAATTCAGCATCTTGCCGACATCCCTTCTCGGTTCGGCAGACCTATGGCTTCAACACGCCCTACCCTCTTAGTATTATCTCCCCGCGCCAAGCGGTCGTCACTCGCAGCACGCCACATCGAGCCAACGCAGCTGTCCCGATTCAGtcatttttaattatttgaGTAGGCCTTGTACAGTAGGAGGTCGAAGGTTTTGGAATTATCCCTTTATTGCCTGATTCAGCCGACTTTCTAAATATACAAAAAAGGTCTAATTTCTGACAATTGAAAAAGTATGACCAGGTGGTCCCCTAGGGCAGTGTAAGCCTTAAGGTCCAACGGCAGACTCCACCCAGGCTTGGCAAAGGGGGGGCAGCGGAGCCTCAATCTTGTTGACAGCCCTGGTGGGGTTGAAATTGAGAACTTATGGTAGACATTATAAGAATCAATGGCTTGGATACATTTCACAACAATGCGAGAAATGATCATGGGATGGCAAGCCTAGTAATCTCGTGAGTCTTTTGTAGAAGGTTCTAACGTTACAGGAGAAAGGAcatctatagttttaatgTGACAATCCAGTATTTGGTATAGAACTGCAACGGTGCTCTTGATAGAATTCAACATCTCGATTATATACTTCCAACTTATTTTCGTCTCATGAGCTCAAGAGTCTGCTATCCAGATGCTTCCAGAATTATACCCCAAAGTTGGACGCCTTCCCAGCCAGGCACGCGCGCCTTCCTAATCGGGTAACCCGTCTTCCCTTATATTTTTAGGGAACAACGACTATGACAATAGAGACCGAGATAGCGCAGTGGTCATCACTGGCGTAGCGCAGCCATGTGACAGCTCTAACCGGACAGGGTCTCCGTTCGAGCCCTCGTGGTTGAGCTCCTTTTCCAGTAAGTCAAGAAAAGGACCTTGTAGTTGAGGAGGGTTCGGTCGTCGTAATAAAATCCTCGAGGATTTTCCCTAGACACACAATGATCTCACGGTATCGGCTGGGGATTATTGGAGGTTGTCTAGGTTTTTgatcttttattttttcttttttatttgaGTGATtgatttattctttttgtcttggATTTGTGAAGTTGTTGCTATCCTCAGGTGTCTTGCGGGAGTCACGTTACGTGGTGATGGATGGCTACTTATTGTTCCTTTCCTCTCTATGACCCTTCAAATGCTTACACAATACAACATGAAACAGAAAAACGACATATGAAACACAAACCCTCATAATGTGATATGAGCTCTCTATGCACAAAACCAACAAACCATTTCGCCATGCAAAGTATACAAATTGAGACACATAACCACGCTTTGGACAAGAAACTCCCGAAGTGCTGCCATAATCCGGAACCCACTCTATCGGTGATGCACGTTAATCGCAATACAAAATCTAATATGCTCGTGCCCTGCCTTCAACGGTGATCGTAAATATTATGTGCCTCGTATAAGTGGGCTGAAGATCCAAATTAATGCTAACCAGCTGTTGAAATTTTGTTGGCAATTGATAAGCATCCTTTACCCACAGCTGATATTCCATGTCAACCTGGTCAGTGTTAAGGAGGTGACTGAAAGCACTGAAGAGGTCCTCGTTGCTTAGACCTCCATAGTACCAACTCAGGCAGGTTAGTACAATGACTGCATCCGGGTGGCTATATTCAGAACGTGCAGTAGGGCTGTCCTTAGCGCGATATGGAACAGCAAGCTTCGTAGACGGCTCTCTAGTTGAAGTGAGGCCATAATTAACACGCCATCTCTTGAGTCCGAAGGCAAAGACCAGTATACCCCCCGCGAAAAGACCCCGTAACAGAAACAAGACGTCGCGTGTACCAGGTCCCCAGAAACCCCCCAGATcctttttcaatttcttggaTCTGGTCATCGGTTGCTTTTAATTTGGTAATGTAAATGCGCACCGCTTCCCTGACTGTCTTTGGCTGCCTGGCAATAGGAAAGCCACTTACTCCTGTCTCACAGATGTGTGCGGCAACGTAATCGATCAGCCCACGCTGTGCATTTGCTCCAAAGATGCGTATGTGTCGAAAGCTTCCTTCCTGTGAGGCTCCAACCTCTACTAGTTGTGGGAACTCTGTCTTCACATCTTCGGTGTATCTCCTGATCAAGTCTAGAACTTCGTGAGCTATCAGCCATCGCTTTGGACTCAGCTGCACTGGCTGCTGGTCACCAATGGTATAAACAAGCTCAAACTTGGCAGTAGGTTTttcatcgccatcatcgacaacatcACGCGGAGTGCTCGCGGAAGAACTCAAGCGTTTTCAAAAGCGAATGTGCAACGTCGAAATCTCTGGCAATCATGCGCTCCAACGCCATGAGTTTGAGGGACAAAGTCTGCTCAGGCTGTACGAAAAGGACGCCACCATTCGTCATACACTCATGGCATATGAGCATTATTTCCTTAGCCTGCATGCTACCCAACTTTAGAGCACGTGAGAATGGTAAATGGTAGATTCGTCTTCCTATCATCCCACCCAACTTCGAAACCAGCTTTTGAAACATTTGCTTTGCCTGGGCTTTAGCAACAATAACGCGGACTAAGCGAGAGCTATCTGCCAGAGAAGACACTACcatggggatgatgacgaatGATTTTCCCTCTCCATGTTCATCTGCAAAACTGTGTTTTTGCCGGTCTCTCCActtctcatcttctgggCGATATCTTGATTGCCACGGATCATAAGACCACTTTCAACCTCCAGAAGCAGAGACTCAGGGAAATCATATAGATTCCAGTTCCTATGGCCTGGGTTCTCAAGCTCTCTAATCGGATTTTTTTTATGATCAACGCAGTTCAATAATCTTTTTGCGCATTGCAGTCCAGCCAGGGCAAGACCATATCCAATGATGCTATCCTTCCAAGAATCTAGCATGTAGCGAAACCGGTTATATCTAAGCTGCTCCACAAAATAGTGTCGGGGATAGGCGTGGCCAAAGATTAGCATCGGCCATCATCTGCAAACATATTTGGTATTGTGTGCATGCCGCGAGGTTCTTTGGGCTGGCGGCTGGTATAAGTATTTTGTAAAGAAATTCAGCATAGCCCTTCCAATA
This Aspergillus flavus chromosome 1, complete sequence DNA region includes the following protein-coding sequences:
- a CDS encoding permease of the major facilitator superfamily, with protein sequence MSNPSAFDPEKPSSSALENVAESSLEAVDEKRPHEEALPTYDVEMENRILRKMDLRIIPMLAVLYLLAFLDRGNVGNAKIEGLLEDLNLTGPQYNWCLTVFFFTYAAFELPSNLLLKKMRPSRWLPLLMVAWGIVMTLMGVVHNYAGLLSTRIFLGVAEAGLYPGVAYYITLWYPRHRAQFRQALFFSAASIAGAFSGLLAYGIAKMDGVGGYAGWRWIFILEGLLTIVVAFIAPFAIHDSPETAGFLTEEERKFVIHMLRTQNTGGTAEATEFRMKYVIDALLDWQIYVSIIGMSPSTNCTTNADKVVYWGVTCPLYGISLFLPSIIKDLGYTSSTAQLLTVPIYITAAVVAVIAAWLSDRQKQRSPFVLFFMGLIAAGFIIVLASTGRGVPGVVYFGVFVSVVGIYPAFPGNITWLSANLAGDYKRASGMAIQIGLGNMAGAMASNFYRSQDAPKYILGHALELGFCVAGMIAAVILRLSYQMINRKRDRIDLSGYDEAEMEKMGDRSPIFRYML
- a CDS encoding uncharacterized protein (of unknown function-domain containing protein), which produces MTRSKKLKKDLGGFWGPGTRDVLFLLRGLFAGGILVFAFGLKRWRVNYGLTSTREPSTKLAVPYRAKDSPTARSEYSHPDAVIVLTCLSWYYGGLSNEDLFSAFSHLLNTDQVDMEYQLWVKDAYQLPTKFQQLAGHEHIRFCIAINVHHR